Proteins encoded by one window of Culicoides brevitarsis isolate CSIRO-B50_1 chromosome 2, AGI_CSIRO_Cbre_v1, whole genome shotgun sequence:
- the LOC134828924 gene encoding odorant receptor 67d-like → MHLIVVNHDIGLEVLGQVFDFTRKWEHDAVAFPILCWYFRLLRTLMICSLAAISCFGTLWICTPVIFYAFTGKMIVAAELYLPLVDYRKHPGFEMHLVFHAFCIFFSIIGIASVTFQILTLFVSLCSQIDILSERVTALAEYIRNNHEKWKDNKSDEILVKTLRDIYEDHQSTIEFLDNLEDLLSYQQMTDHMFFGFQICLALFIVMQEVWIPGYYIVISGTFIVFTIDALGTIIDVKLEKFSAKTYDVPWYLMTVKDQKNFCFFLAHTQSCDRLTLYGRLPLNLDTFVRFYKGIYSYLMILREVEN, encoded by the coding sequence ATGCATCTCATTGTCGTAAACCACGATATAGGACTCGAAGTTCTCGGTCAGGTATTTGACTTTACGCGAAAATGGGAACATGATGCTGTGGCATTTCCGATACTTTGTTggtattttcgacttttacgGACACTCATGATTTGTAGCTTGGCTGCCATTAGTTGCTTCGGAACGCTGTGGATATGTACTCCTGTCATTTTTTACGCTTTCACGGGCAAGATGATTGTCGCTGCTGAACTATATTTGCCCTTGGTGGATTACAGGAAACATCCGGGCTTTGAGATGCATTTGGTATTTCAcgctttttgtatttttttctcaataattgGTATAGCATCAGTTACTTTCcaaattttgacactttttgtaTCACTTTGCTCGCAAATCGACATTTTATCTGAGCGAGTTACGGCTTTGGCGGAGTACATTCGAAATAATCACGAAAAATGGAAGGATAACAAAAGTGATGAGATCCTCGTGAAAACCTTGCGAGACATCTACGAAGATCATCAGAGCACCATAGAGTTCCTCGATAACTTGGAAGATTTGCTCTCGTATCAGCAAATGACGGATCACATGTTTTTCGgatttcaaatttgtttggCGCTGTTTATTGTGATGCAAGAAGTTTGGATACCTGGTTATTATATCGTGATTTCGGGAACTTTTATTGTCTTTACGATTGATGCCTTGGGTACGATCATTGATGTaaagttggaaaaattttcggcAAAAACTTATGATGTTCCATGGTACTTGATGACTGTGAAAGATCAGaagaatttttgctttttcttgGCTCATACGCAAAGTTGCGATCGATTGACGTTGTACGGAAGACTTCCGTTGAATTTGGATACATTTGTGCGATTTTACAAAGGAATTTATTcgtatttgatgattttgagagaagttgaaaattaa
- the LOC134828926 gene encoding zinc finger protein 227-like, with protein MIMTYKMKLHIQQTHERKLNFKCDICKKGFRGARDLQNHLASKHLEKKLYKCSICDISVSSSGHLKRHIDSVHERKVVGKCKICAKTFIHMNTFRIHLKKHEKIEYFTCNLVHHLKIHQSESLKDHPDSRKCKYCPRYFLKENLREHYQKQHKPRKCEDCGKVYFNEMSFIYHKKTHEEPKFTCDICGQKSPTKLVLKGHMETIHLKIREKSKCEICNKMIMTYKMKLHIQQTHERKLNFKCDICKKGFRRTRDLQDHLALKHLEKELYKCSICDISVSSKGHLKRHITSVHERKVVGKCEICAKTFIHMNTFRSHLKKHEKIEYFICDLCKRSFSEKGNLRRHMKIHLN; from the exons ATGATAATGACATACAAGATGAAACTGCACATCCAACAAACTCAtgaaaggaaattaaatttcaaatgtgaCATTTGCAAAAAAGGCTTTCGAGGAGCAAGAGACTTACAAAATCATCTGGCTTCGAAACACTTGGAAAAGAAACTTTACAAATGCTCAATTTGTGACATCTCAGTTTCAAGTAGCGGTCACTTAAAAAGGCACATTGACTCAGTTCACGAGAGAAAAGTTGtcggaaaatgtaaaatatgcgCCAAAACATTTATACATATGAACACCTTTCGAATTCACTTgaagaaacatgaaaaaattgaatattttactt GCAATCTTGTACatcatttgaaaattcatcagAGTGAGTCACTCAAAGATCATCCAGACAGTAGAAAATGCAAGTATTGTCCTAGAtactttttgaaggaaaatctAAGAGAACATTATCAAAAGCAACATAAGCCACGGAAATGTGAGGATTGTGGAAAAGTTTACTTCAATGAAATGTCCttcatttatcacaaaaaaacacaCGAAGAACCAAAATTTACTTGCGACATTTGTGGGCAGAAGAGTCCAACTAAGCTGGTGTTAAAGGGACATATGGAAACaattcatctaaaaattaGGGAAAAATCAAAGTGTGAAATCTGTAACAAAATGATAATGACATACAAGATGAAACTGCACATCCAACAAActcatgaaagaaaattaaatttcaaatgtgaCATTTGCAAAAAAGGCTTTCGAAGAACAAGAGACTTACAAGATCATCTGGCTTTGAAGCACTTGGAGAAGGAACTTTATAAATGCTCAATTTGTGACATCTCAGTTTCAAGTAAAGGTCACTTGAAAAGGCACATTACCTCAGTACACGAAAGAAAAGTTGtcggaaaatgtgaaatatgcGCAAAAACATTTATACATATGAACACCTTTCGAAGTCActtgaaaaaacatgaaaaaattgaatattttatctgTGACTTGTGCAAGAGATCTTTTTCTGAAAAAGGAAATCTAAGAAGACACATGAAAATTCATCTCAATTAG